One region of Vicia villosa cultivar HV-30 ecotype Madison, WI unplaced genomic scaffold, Vvil1.0 ctg.001420F_1_1, whole genome shotgun sequence genomic DNA includes:
- the LOC131635080 gene encoding WAT1-related protein At5g07050-like, whose translation MAMEKSNSYENLKHYIAMICLQFGYAGMNIITKVSLNQGMSHYVLVVYRHAFATASIAPFALMFERKGQPKITFKIFIQIFILALLGPVIDQNFYYAGLKLTSPTFSCAMSNVLPAMTFVMAVLCRMEKINIKQVRCQAKIFGTIMTVAGAMLMTLYKGPIVEMIWAKHRHPQNETHETTTTGSSERDWILGCTFLIIATFAWACLFVLQAKVIETYKHHQLSLTSLMCFIGTLQAIAVTFVAEHNLSVWRIGWDMSLLAAAYAGIVTSSLAYFVQGLVIRKKGPVFATAFSPLMMIIVAVMGSFILAEQIYFGGVIGAILIVIGLYSVLWGKHKEETERKIENDIPLPIKGVQIGANSGPVIGDTDQVKNGQVGDTNNMLSSLAITMPTKVPTTTNNVNQQ comes from the exons atGGCCATGGAAAAATCAAATTCCTATGAGAATTTAAAACACTACATTGCTATGATATGCTTACAATTTGGTTATGCTGGTATGAATATTATCACTAAGGTTTCACTTAACCAAGGCATGAGTCACTATGTTCTTGTGGTTTATCGCCACGCTTTCGCAACCGCTTCTATAGCTCCATTTGCACTTATGTTTGAAAG GAAAGGACAACCAAAGATAACATTCAAAATTTTCATCCAAATTTTCATCCTAGCTCTTCTTGG GCCAGTGATTGATCAAAATTTCTATTACGCTGGATTGAAACTCACATCTCCAACTTTCTCTTGTGCCATGAGCAACGTGCTTCCAGCCATGACTTTTGTGATGGCAGTTTTATGCAG gaTGGAGAAGATAAACATAAAGCAAGTGAGATGTCAAGCAAAGATATTTGGAACAATAATGACAGTGGCAGGTGCAATGCTAATGACATTATACAAAGGACCAATAGTGGAGATGATATGGGCCAAACATAGACATCCTCAAAATGAAACACATGAAACAACCACCACAGGTTCTTCTGAAAGAGATTGGATTTTAGGTTGCACTTTCCTTATCATTGCCACTTTTGCTTGGGCTTGTCTCTTTGTTTTGCAA GCAAAAGTTATTGAAACGTACAAGCATCATCAACTGAGTCTTACTTCACTTATGTGTTTCATTGGTACTCTTCAAGCTATTGCTGTTACTTTTGTGGCTGAGCATAATCTTTCTGTTTGGAGGATTGGTTGGGATATGAGTTTACTTGCTGCTGCCTATGCT GGAATTGTGACCTCAAGCTTAGCATACTTTGTACAAGGGCTGGTGATTAGGAAGAAAGGACCTGTATTTGCAACTGCCTTTAGCCCACTTATGATGATCATTGTTGCAGTCATGGGCTCCTTTATCCTTGCAGAACAGATATATTTTGGAGG TGTGATAGGGGCCATCTTGATTGTTATAGGTCTATACTCTGTTCTATGGGGAAAGCATAAGGAAGAAAcagaaagaaaaatagaaaatgataTTCCTTTGCCTATAAAAGGTGTTCAAATTGGTGCAAATTCTGGGCCAGTGATTGGTGACACTGATCAAGTGAAAAATGGTCAAGTTGGAGATACTAACAACATGCTTTCATCACTTGCAATAACCATGCCCACTAAAGTTCCTACTACTACTAATAATGTTAACCAACAATAA